The following proteins come from a genomic window of Lolium rigidum isolate FL_2022 chromosome 5, APGP_CSIRO_Lrig_0.1, whole genome shotgun sequence:
- the LOC124658065 gene encoding uncharacterized protein LOC124658065, whose protein sequence is MANPSQPRVALLLPVAALLAAALLLPLARSDAGAVAGSTPTTAYDELRLRGFPRGLLPANVRGYTLDAGSGDFAVDLVASCRIVLPAGSYLANFNDRLTGHLDDGRISGLSGISVKAFFRWWSITGIRADGDELVFEVGSVSAKFPARHFNASLECPAKADS, encoded by the coding sequence ATGGCGAACCCTTCTCAaccccgcgtcgccctcctcctcccagtcgcggccctcctcgcggcggccctcctcctcccgctcgccCGCTCCgacgccggcgccgtcgccggATCCACCCCTACCACCGCGTACGAcgagctccgcctccgcggcttcCCGCGGGGCCTGCTCCCGGCCAACGTCCGCGGCTACACGCTCGACGCCGGCTCGGGGGACTTCGCCGTAGACCTCGTCGCCAGCTGCCGCATCGTGCTGCCCGCGGGGAGCTACCTGGCCAACTTCAACGACCGCCTCACCGGCCACCTCGACGACGGTCGCATCTCCGGGCTCAGCGGCATCAGCGTCAAGGCCTTCTTCCGCTGGTGGTCAATCACCGGGATCCGCGCCGATGGGGACGAGCTCGTCTTCGAGGTGGGATCCGTCTCCGCCAAATTCCCCGCTCGCCACTTCAACGCCAGCCTCGAATGCCCCGCCAAGGCCGACTCTTAG